The following coding sequences lie in one Lolium perenne isolate Kyuss_39 chromosome 2, Kyuss_2.0, whole genome shotgun sequence genomic window:
- the LOC127335969 gene encoding uncharacterized protein isoform X2, with protein MYMLTSTVLSPCFDFTINIGDGSEMCAIKEVTLFSDDPKSRESAKPLGQEISLLSRLQHPNIYDTMAQKRLLQWSRLEIARNFHQYQITSQSRTRTSSESFCNVILLNVPQQWSFCNTCSHKIESHLRNLLFLIPWNNCLLYLVDRIQMWLGIQEISRHLGIGGSDDLAEKGHKIFFET; from the exons TTCTCTCCCCTTGTTTTGATTTCACCATCAATATCGGTGATGGCAGTGAAATGTGTGCTATAAAAGAGGTTACCCTATTCTCGGATGATCCTAAATCAAGGGAAAGCGCAAAACCATTGGGGCAG GAAATATCACTCTTGAGCCGCTTACAACATCCAAATATCTACGATACTATGGCTCAGAAACG ATTGCTGCAATGGTCAAGATTGGAAATAGCAAGGAACTTTCACCAGTACCAGATCACCTCTCAGAGCAGGACAAGGACTTCATCAGAAAGTTTCTGCAATGTGATCCTTCTCAATGTCCCCCAGCAATGGAGCTTTTGCAACACCTGTTCACACAAAATAGAGTCCCACTTGAGAAATCTGTTATTTCTGATTCCTTGGAACAACTGTCTGTTATATCTTGTAGACCGAATTCAAAT GTGGTTGGGCATACAAGAAATATCTCGTCACCTTGGGATTGGAGGGTCAGACGATTTAGCCGAGAAGGGGCACAAAATTTTCTTCGAAACATAG
- the LOC127335969 gene encoding uncharacterized protein isoform X1, producing MYMLTSTVLSPCFDFTINIGDGSEMCAIKEVTLFSDDPKSRESAKPLGQVDGRLNIYLEYVSGGSIHKLLQEYAQLGEPAIRSYTQQILSGLAYLHANNTVHRLLQWSRLEIARNFHQYQITSQSRTRTSSESFCNVILLNVPQQWSFCNTCSHKIESHLRNLLFLIPWNNCLLYLVDRIQMWLGIQEISRHLGIGGSDDLAEKGHKIFFET from the exons TTCTCTCCCCTTGTTTTGATTTCACCATCAATATCGGTGATGGCAGTGAAATGTGTGCTATAAAAGAGGTTACCCTATTCTCGGATGATCCTAAATCAAGGGAAAGCGCAAAACCATTGGGGCAG GTTGATGGCAGACTCAATATATACTTGGAGTATGTATCTGGTGGATCTATCCATAAACTTCTACAAGAGTATGCTCAGCTTGGTGAACCAGCAATACGCAGCTACACTCAACAGATACTTTCTGGATTAGCTTATTTACATGCAAACAATACAGTCCATAG ATTGCTGCAATGGTCAAGATTGGAAATAGCAAGGAACTTTCACCAGTACCAGATCACCTCTCAGAGCAGGACAAGGACTTCATCAGAAAGTTTCTGCAATGTGATCCTTCTCAATGTCCCCCAGCAATGGAGCTTTTGCAACACCTGTTCACACAAAATAGAGTCCCACTTGAGAAATCTGTTATTTCTGATTCCTTGGAACAACTGTCTGTTATATCTTGTAGACCGAATTCAAAT GTGGTTGGGCATACAAGAAATATCTCGTCACCTTGGGATTGGAGGGTCAGACGATTTAGCCGAGAAGGGGCACAAAATTTTCTTCGAAACATAG